CCATTCAACGCTTTCCAAAAAAGCGAAAGATGTTCCCTTCGAGCTTTTTAAGCAATTGCTGAACCTCATGATTGATCTGTGTAATCGCTCGACCCGAAGACATTTAGGGATTCCCAAAGCCTTACTTCTCGTCGATTCCACCAAAATTACCGTCGGGAAAGAACGGCTTCCTTGGGCTCCGCTGAAAGGCGAACGCGCAGGAATCAAATTACACGTGTCGGTGGTGGCCGATGAAGGCCGGCTCTTTAAGGTGACCGAGACCACAGGGAATTCCCATGATTTTAAAAGCTGTCCCGAGCTGATCGACAAACGGTTTATTATCGTAGCCGATCGGGCGTATGGCAGTCACAAACGATTCGATGAGTATCTGGAGCAGCACCAATGCTTTGTCATTCGGCTTCGGGACAACACGCTCTTTCAGTCCCCGGTTGCCCGGATACGAAGCGAACCCTTCACAGGAACTCTCGAACAAGATTTCACCTGCCAATTAGGAAAAGGACAACGGCTTTCCAAGAACCGTTTTCGCGTAGTAATTCTAAGAGACCCACAAGGCAACCCGGTGATTCTTGCTACGAATCTGCACTGGCACTCCGCTGAGCGGATTGCAGAAATTTACAAGAAGCGGTGGCAGATCGAAGTGTTTTTTCGCTGGATTAAGCAGCATTTAAACATTCCAACCTTATTTGGGACCACACCCAATGCTGTGTACGGACAGTTGTATACCGCTTTACTGGTTTATGTGTTATTGAAATTCCTCTTTGACAAAGGAAATGCAGTGGTTCATTGGAGCGCCAAACTAACGTTTGCCGATTTTGACCGCTTATTTACGCTGCAACGATTACCCGTAGAATGGATTACTTTTTTGACTAATAATCTTACATTCCCATAATTTAGCTAATCAACAGGCGTGTATTCGGTACAATTGAATATTGAAAAAAGCCCTTTTTTCACCCAAAACCCAACATTCTACTGTATAGAATACAATAGAATCTCCTTTTACGATCAGTTATGCGTATTCTATTGCAGGATATACAATCAGCTGTACTAGTCCCCCATAATCCTAATCTCCGTATCCACCCGCTTCGCTGCTTCAAGACCATTGGCTCTCAGGAGCAGCGCATTGATAATCTCCTCGCCCCAGTTCTGCTCGTTCTGGGAGATGATCCGGGTAATCTGCCCGTTGTCCATGGCCTGCTTCAGGGCAGGGGTGAGGCCCAGCGCAAAGTTATAGCGCTTCAGCCCCTTGGCCTTCCAGACCAGGACGGAGCTTGCGCTGGAGACGAAATCCAGATTGACCAGCGCGCTGAAATGGGGATGGTCGGAGATCATCTGCTCCAGCTGCCGGGCGGCCAGCTCTTCGCTGCCGTCATTGTGCCGCACCTCCAGAACATCGATCTCCGTATACCGGTTCAGGTAATTCTGCAAGCCGTGCAACCGCTCCCGCGTGCTCTGCATCCGGGACATCCCCGACTCGACCAGAATCATCCCTTTGCCGCTGAGCAGCCGGGCCACTGTCTGTCCGATAACCTCGCCGGTGGCCCGGTTGTCTGCTCCGATATAGGCGTCCCGCTTGCTGCCGGGCGAATCCGACTCGAAGCAGACCACGGGAATGCCCTGGGCGGCGGCCTTATTGATAACCCCCGCGATCGCCTGCGAATCAACCGGCGCTATGGCGATGCCGTCTACGCCGCGTTTAATCATCATCTCCATCATGCGGATCTGCTGCTCCAGATTGGCTTCGTCCGGTGCCTGAACCAGCAGGCTGACGTTATGCCTGGCCGCCGCTTCTTCGGCCCGCTCTGTGATCATCTCATAGGAATCATTCACCATCGGGTAGAGAATACCGAAGGTCAGCGGCGGCTCTCGGTCCGGAGTTGACGGGGAGCCGCCGCCGTCTGTAAGCGGGGCGTCCGGCATCCCGTCCGGCCCCGAGCATCCGCCAAGGCCCAGGCCCGCCGCCAGCAGCAGGAGCAGCAGCCGGACCAGCAGGCTGCGCTTTCGGGAGGGGCTCACGAACGCTCCGCTCCTCTGCGGACGGGCTGCAGCCGTTCCTCCGTGCTGCCCTGTCTGCGGTATTCCATCGGGGTCATGCCTGTGACTTTTTTGAACAGATTGGAGAAGTAATGCTGGTCGTTGTAGCCTACCCTGTAGGCGATCTCGAAGGTCTTGTGACCCGTGGACTTCAGCAGCTCCTTGGCTTTATCCATCCGGGTGGCGGTCAGAAATTCGGTAATCGTCTGCCCGGTCGCCTGGCTGAAGGTCTTGCTCAGATGGCTGGGGCTGACCCGGACCACGCTGGCGATATCGTTCAGGGAGAGCTGCTCCTTGCCGTATTGCTCCCCGATATATTGCTTCACCTTGTCAATCAGCTCCCGGTGTTTATCCGCCCCCTCGGACCGCCACGCCCACAGCCGCCTGTATAGCTGCTGCAGATATTGAAGGGCTTCATCCGCAGAGGACACCGCGGTGAGCTCCGGCTGCAATTCACTGAGCAGCCCGGCCTGGCTGCCGGCTGCCCGGAAGCTGAGCTTCGCCGTCTGCACCAGCTCCAGCGTAATGTCGTTCATCAGATAGCAGGCATAGCCGGAATTCCAGTTCACCTGCGCAAGCCCGGCGGATAGCTCCTGCAGGAAGGCGGGCATCTGCTGCTGATCCCCCAGCTTCAGGAACTGGATCAGCCGGCTGCGGTCCAGCAGAACCTCCCGGGCGGCGGACGGGTCCAGATAATCATCCAGCATCGCTGCGGAATGCATCCGGGACATCTTCTTCAGCATCCGGTCATTCTCGGCTTCGAGATAGGAGAGGTGGATGCCCTGAAGGCGCTCATGCGCCTTGCCCTTGCTGAAAGCAAGCTCCGCACCGCAGGCCGCCTTAAGTTGCTGCTTCAGCGTAAGGTACAGCTCATCCAGACTGCGGGCCATCTGTACCGGCTGGCTGCCCTTGCGGATCAGGACCGTCTCGGTTCGGCTGCGCTTATAGGTGAAGCCGCCCGCATGCTCCTTCAGCAGCTGGGCGAACAGCTCCTCCGCATCCGGCGGAGGCTCTAGAGCTTTTACCGCTCCGTCATCCGGGGCATTCAGCGTAAATATCGCTGCGGCATAATAAGGAGCGGTCAATTGCAGCTCTAACTGCTGCGCTGCCTCGATGGCGGCTGCTGTGCTGATCAGGCCCCCGCACAGGTCGGCGAACAGATTCTCGGCGGTATAGGCATATTTTTGCTGCATCCGCAGCTCTTCATCAATTCTGGCACTGACGTTATGCAGCAGCTCCAGCAGATCGGCAGCGCTGAACGGCTTCAGGCAATAATCCTCCACACCGAGCCGCAGCGCAGCCTGGGCATATTGGAAGTCATCGTGGCCGCTCAGAATGATAATCTTCATCTTCGGAAATTGCTGGCGCACAACCGAGCTCAGCTCCAGGCCGTTCATGAACGGCATGCGGATATCGGTAATCAGAATGTCAGGAAGCTGGTCTTCAATGATCGGGAGCGCCAGCTCGCCGTCGGGGGCGTCGCCGCAATAGAGGAAGCCTTCCTTCTCCCAGTCTATACATTGCCGGATATTCTCACGGATCAGAATCTCATCATCCACCAGCATAATCTTCTTCATCCTTGGACCCCCTGTTCTTGGGTATACGAACCGTAATATGTGTGCCGTAGCCTTCCGTACTGTCCAGCCGTATTCCATATTCCGCCCCGAAGTACAGCCGCAGCCGCTGATGCACATTCTGCAGGCCGAAGCCGCTCTGCTCCGCATCTGTATCTCCCGCTTGGACGGGCTGCTCGATGGAGGCTCTGAGGGCTTCGAGCCGTTCTCCGGGAATTCCGATGCCGTTGTCTGATACGGTAAGCATGATGGTGCCCCCGTCACTGTAGCCGCCAATACGGATCAATCCCTTGCCCCGCTTATTCTTGATTCCGTGGTACAGGGCATTCTCAATCAGCGGCTGCAGCGTCATATT
This region of Paenibacillus sp. FSL K6-1096 genomic DNA includes:
- a CDS encoding IS4 family transposase gives rise to the protein MKKSTSISNILQLVIPEEKLSPFLQELEYVDTARKFTVYDLFLFLAEASFQQWEGYRDGEVRMDSSGLRPVDHSTLSKKAKDVPFELFKQLLNLMIDLCNRSTRRHLGIPKALLLVDSTKITVGKERLPWAPLKGERAGIKLHVSVVADEGRLFKVTETTGNSHDFKSCPELIDKRFIIVADRAYGSHKRFDEYLEQHQCFVIRLRDNTLFQSPVARIRSEPFTGTLEQDFTCQLGKGQRLSKNRFRVVILRDPQGNPVILATNLHWHSAERIAEIYKKRWQIEVFFRWIKQHLNIPTLFGTTPNAVYGQLYTALLVYVLLKFLFDKGNAVVHWSAKLTFADFDRLFTLQRLPVEWITFLTNNLTFP
- a CDS encoding substrate-binding domain-containing protein, which codes for MSPSRKRSLLVRLLLLLLAAGLGLGGCSGPDGMPDAPLTDGGGSPSTPDREPPLTFGILYPMVNDSYEMITERAEEAAARHNVSLLVQAPDEANLEQQIRMMEMMIKRGVDGIAIAPVDSQAIAGVINKAAAQGIPVVCFESDSPGSKRDAYIGADNRATGEVIGQTVARLLSGKGMILVESGMSRMQSTRERLHGLQNYLNRYTEIDVLEVRHNDGSEELAARQLEQMISDHPHFSALVNLDFVSSASSVLVWKAKGLKRYNFALGLTPALKQAMDNGQITRIISQNEQNWGEEIINALLLRANGLEAAKRVDTEIRIMGD
- a CDS encoding response regulator, whose translation is MKKIMLVDDEILIRENIRQCIDWEKEGFLYCGDAPDGELALPIIEDQLPDILITDIRMPFMNGLELSSVVRQQFPKMKIIILSGHDDFQYAQAALRLGVEDYCLKPFSAADLLELLHNVSARIDEELRMQQKYAYTAENLFADLCGGLISTAAAIEAAQQLELQLTAPYYAAAIFTLNAPDDGAVKALEPPPDAEELFAQLLKEHAGGFTYKRSRTETVLIRKGSQPVQMARSLDELYLTLKQQLKAACGAELAFSKGKAHERLQGIHLSYLEAENDRMLKKMSRMHSAAMLDDYLDPSAAREVLLDRSRLIQFLKLGDQQQMPAFLQELSAGLAQVNWNSGYACYLMNDITLELVQTAKLSFRAAGSQAGLLSELQPELTAVSSADEALQYLQQLYRRLWAWRSEGADKHRELIDKVKQYIGEQYGKEQLSLNDIASVVRVSPSHLSKTFSQATGQTITEFLTATRMDKAKELLKSTGHKTFEIAYRVGYNDQHYFSNLFKKVTGMTPMEYRRQGSTEERLQPVRRGAERS